Genomic segment of Chitinivibrionales bacterium:
TCCCGAGTAGGTATGGACCGCATACCATCGAGTTGCCATGCGCAATCCTTTTACACTATAGTTTTACATACTTAAAAAAATGTTCAGCACTCGACTGAGTGCAAGATCAAATGCCTTTACGCATATTGCTACGATAATACTCAATACCGATACCAGAACGGTAGCACTAATAAGTTCATCACGGCTCGGCCAGCTGACCTTACTCATTTCAACAC
This window contains:
- the secE gene encoding preprotein translocase subunit SecE, encoding MKKFIQYLKDVRVEMSKVSWPSRDELISATVLVSVLSIIVAICVKAFDLALSRVLNIFLSM